Proteins co-encoded in one Corylus avellana chromosome ca9, CavTom2PMs-1.0 genomic window:
- the LOC132162120 gene encoding tubulin-folding cofactor B, whose amino-acid sequence MASVLQIQGDESVLLRVTHSNLKSFSADLRFSLQTTVESVKEKLWRKCGTSMNSMCLDLYDDTNTKVSVLTDDSRPLGYYSPLDGYRLHVIDLDPSSVTSGGWLEDISLVEKYSISEEAYQKRDGTFRKFKEKLVSQNPSALGNKIPDNYMEDLCANIKVGDRCEVEPGAKRGVLKFLGQAEPLAPGFWVGVQYDEPLGKHDGMVKGVRYFDCPPLHGAMVRPDKVKVGDYPEQDPFEVDEI is encoded by the exons ATGGCTTCTGTGTTACAGATCCAAGGGGACGAGTCAGTGCTCTTGCGTGTAACCCATTCCAACCTCAAGAGCTTCTCCGCCGACCTACGCTTCTCGCTCCAG ACGACAGTGGAATCCGTTAAAGAAAAGCTCTGGAGAAAATGTGGGACTTCTATGAATTCAATGTGCCTCGACCTCTACGACGATACCAATACCAAGGTTTCGGTTTTGACCGACGATTCGAGGCCGCTCGGTTACTATTCACCGCTGGATGG gtacCGATTACATGTTATAGATCTTGACCCTTCATCGGTAACCTCTGGTGGTTGGCTGGAAGACATTTCCTTGGTGGAGAAATACTCAATTTCTGAAGAAGCGTACCAGAAACGTGATG GCACttttagaaaatttaaggaaaaattggtCTCCCAAAATCCATCAGCTCTTGGGAACAAG ATACCCGACAACTACATGGAAGATCTTTGTGCCAATATCAAG GTAGGAGATAGATGTGAAGTTGAACCGGGGGCGAAAAGAGGTGTTTTAAAATTCCTTGGTCAGGCAGAACCTCTGGCACCTGGTTTCTGGGTTGGAGTTCAATATGATGAACCATTGGGAAAACATGATGGCAT GGTGAAAGGAGTACGTTACTTTGATTGCCCTCCTCTTCATGGTGCAATGGTTAGGCCAGACAAAGTAAAG GTTGGTGACTATCCCGAACAAGATCCCTTTGAGGTGGACGAAATATAA
- the LOC132191267 gene encoding condensin-1 complex subunit CAP-D2 yields MAPHFFFPQTLRALEEEHEDNRLYAQNPIDIASLHPSELEEFVKGVSFDLSDKELFCIEEQDVFDRVYSLIRSYASLPTSCKFNLVESLRSNFSVLLPNVDSLSRVSQSQDDDTPVFDRVASHRNAFKIYTFVLINVVLAEEANTGSNNNPKATAATRKKQLINSWNWEPQRSRILNLIANSLEINLPLLFGSSDLDENYLSFIVKNIFSMFENAILLKDSDTKDALCRIIGACTTKYHYMAQSCASIMHLIHKYDFVVTHMAGAVAGAEKKYADGTLASSLIREIGRTNPRDYVKDTVGAENIGRFLVELTERLPKLISTNIGVLVPHFGGESYKIRNALVGVLGKLVANAFKDIESEVSSKSVRLRTKQAMLEILLERCRDVSAYTRSRVLQVWAELCEEHSVSIGLWNEVSEVAAGRLEDKSAIVRKSALNLLIMMLQHNPFGPQLRIASFEATLEQYKKKMNELEPDVPLESGVDGLPSDNDTSKENGEVHNIDAQVAAKEQQESLTDSCLAQVEEEISQKDSSVPDIGNLEQTRALVASLEAGLRFSKCISATMPTLVQLMASSSASDVENTILLLMRCKQFQIDGSEACLRKMLPLAFSQDKSIYEAVENAFVTIYIRKNPVETAKNLLNLAIDSNIGDLAALEFIVGALVSKGDISTSTISALWDFFCFSVSGTTAEYSRGALSVLCMAAKSSTGVLSSHLQDMIDIGFGRWAKVEPLLARTTCIAIQRLSEDDKKKLLSVNGSRLFGVLESLITGFWLPENIWYAAADEAIAAVYTMHPVPETLAADLVKKSLSSVFNCSGGDELNNDIDSGTASILTTVQLAKLSRYLFVVSHVAMNQLVYIESCARKIRKQRVTKAKTDTDRQNVHCNGTIPADTVKDNSINAELGLAASEDAYLDTLSDKAEKEIISGGSSEKNLIGHCALFLSKLCRNFQLMQKYPELQASGMLALCRFMIIDANFCDANLQLLFTVVESSPSEIVRSNCTIALGDLAVRFPNLLEPWTEHMYARLGDPLVSVRKNAVLVLSHLILNDMMKVKGYINEMAIRLEDEDERISNLAKLFFHELSKKGSNPIYNLLPDILGKLSNQNLTRESFCNIMQYLIGSIKKDKQMEALVEKLCNRFSGITDITQWEYISYCLSQLAFTEKGIKKLMESFKTYEHTLSEDSVIDHFKNIINKTKKFAKPELKSCIEEFEDKLNKFHMEKKEQEVTARNARIHQQKVCTLEGFAVAGGNTGEESAESDTAEEGEVIDASTEGMSQPINDSSKPKSVDSDEYSGASSELTESEPAENEVQSPEVNIRGASKSRATKSSMKDQKCNVSTSTKSSTRSRRR; encoded by the exons GTGTATCCTTTGATCTTTCCGACAAGGAGCTCTTTTGCATTGAAGAGCAAGATGTCTTTGACCGTGTCTATTCCTTGATTCGTAGTTATGCTAGTCTCCCTACATCTTGTAAATTCAATCTCGTAGAGAGTCTCCGATCCAATTTTAGTGTTCTTCTTCCAAATGTTGATTCACTCTCACGGGTTTCTCAAAGTCAGGATGATGACACTCCAGTGTTTGATCGGGTTGCTTCACATCGTAATGCTTTTAAAATTTACACATTCGTCCTCATCAACGTTGTTCTTGCTGAGGAGGCCAACACTGGTTCCAACAATAATCCgaag GCAACAGCAGCTACAAGGAAGAAACAGCTAATAAACTCATGGAATTGGGAGCCTCAAAGGAGTCGAATACTCAATTTGATTGCTAATTCACTAGAGATCAACCTCCCCTTGCTCTTTGGTTCGTCAGACCTGGATGAAAATTATTTGTCTTTCATTGTGAA AAATATATTCTCTATGTTTGAGAATGCAATTCTTTTAAAAGATTCCGACACCAAAGATGCTCTATGCCGTATAATTGGAGCATGCACTACAAAATACCACTACATGGCACAATCATGTGCTTCTATCATGCACCTAATTCACAAATATGATTTTGTTGTTACCCACATGGCTGGTGCGGTTGCTGGTGCTGAGAAGAAGTATGCTGATGGAACCCTGGCCAGCTCCCTTATCAGGGAGATTGGGAGGACTAACCCAAGGGACTATGTGAAGGACACTGTTGGGGCTGAAAATATTGGGCGTTTTCTGGTAGAGCTCACTGAGCGGCTGCCAAAGTTGATTTCAACCAACATTGGAGTTCTGGTCCCGCACTTCGGTGGGGAATCTTATAAGATAAGGAATGCTCTTGTAGGGGTTCTTGGGAAGTTGGTTGCAAATGCATTTAAGGATATTGAGAGTGAAGTAAGTTCTAAATCTGTTCGTCTCCGAACCAAGCAAGCCATGTTGGAAATTTTGCTTGAACGATGCCGAGATGTTTCAGCTTATACTAGGAGTCGAGTTCTGCAGGTTTGGGCTGAACTATGTGAAGAGCATTCTGTTTCAATTGGTTTGTGGAATGAGGTTTCCGAAGTTGCAGCTGGAAGGTTGGAGGATAAGAGTGCAATTGTTAGAAAATCTGCATTAAATTTACTTATCATGATGTTGCAGCATAATCCGTTTGGCCCACAACTTCGAATAGCTTCATTTGAAGCAACCTTAGAGCAATataagaagaagatgaatgaGCTTGAACCAGATGTGCCTTTAGAAAGTGGTGTGGATGGTCTACCTTCTGATAATGATACTTCCAAAGAAAATGGTGAAGTTCATAATATTGATGCTCAAGTTGCAGCCAAAGAGCAGCAAGAGAGTTTGACAGACAGTTGTTTGGCTCAAGTGGAAGAAGAGATTTCTCAGAAGGATAGTTCTGTGCCAGATATTGGGAACTTGGAGCAGACCAGGGCATTGGTCGCATCTCTTGAGGCAGGCTTGAGGTTTTCTAAGTGCATCTCTGCCACAATGCCAACACTTGTTCAATTGATGGCTTCTTCTTCTGCCTCTGATGTAGAGAACACAATTCTCTTGCTCATGAGGTGCAAACAGTTCCAAATTGATGGTTCAGAAGCCTGCCTCCGCAAGATGTTGCCATTG GCATTTTCTCAGGACAAATCCATCTACGAGGCTGTGGAGAACGCCTTTGTTACaatttatataaggaaaaaCCCAGTAGAAACAGCAAAAAATCTCTTGAATCTTGCCATAGATTCAAATATAGGAGATCTAGCAGCTCTGGAGTTTATTGTTGGGGCCTTGGTGTCCAAAGGTGATATATCTACCAGCACG ATATCAGCATTATGGGATTTCTTTTGCTTTAGTGTTAGTGGAACCACTGCAGAGTATAGTCGTGGTGCTTTATCTGTCCTTTGCATGGCAGCAAAATCATCCACTGGGGTTCTCAGCTCTCACTTACAAGACATGATTGATATTGGATTTGGTCGTTGGGCTAAAGTGGAGCCTTTGCTTGCTAGGACTACATGCATTGCTATTCAAAGATTGTCTGAAGATGACAAGAAAAAATTGCTGTCAGTTAATGGCAGTCGATTATTTGGTGTTCTAGAAAGCTTAATTACTGGCTTTTGGCTTCCAGAAAACATATGGTATGCTGCTGCTGATGAAGCAATAGCTGCTGTATACACAATGCATCCTGTTCCAGAAACATTAGCTGCTGATCTGGTTAAAAAATCTCTTAGTTCTGTGTTTAATTGTAGTGGAGGAGATGAGTTGAATAATGACATTGATAGTGGTACTGCCAGCATACTTACCACAGTTCAACTAGCCAAACTAAGTAGATATTTATTTGTTGTAAGTCATGTTGCCATGAACCAATTGGTGTATATCGAATCATGTGCTCGAAAGATCCGGAAACAAAGAGTTACAAAGGCAAAAACAGATACTGATCGTCAAAATGTACATTGCAATGGCACAATACCAGCTGATACAGTTAAG GACAATAGTATCAATGCCGAACTAGGTCTTGCTGCCTCTGAAGATGCATATCTTGATACTCTATCTGACAaagcagaaaaagaaattatttctgGTGGTTCCAGTGAGAAGAACTTGATTGGACACTGTGCACTTTTCTTGTCAAAGCTTTGTAGAAATTTTCAGCTGATGCAAAAG TATCCAGAACTACAAGCTTCCGGAATGCTTGCTTTATGTAGATTTATGATCATTGATGCAAATTTTTG TGATGCGAATCTCCAGCTTCTCTTCACTGTTGTGGAGAGTTCACCCTCAGAAATTGTTCGTTCCAATTGCACTATTGCTCTTGGTGATTTGGCAGTTCGGTTTCCCAATCTGTTAGAACCATGGACTGAGCACATGTATGCCCGGCTAGGGGATCCTTTGGTTTCTGTTAGGAAGAATGCTGTTCTGGTGCTTTCACATCTCATATTGAATGACATGATGAAG GTAAAAGGGTATATAAATGAGATGGCTATCCGGttggaagatgaagatgagcgGATTTCAAATCTGGCTAAACttttttttcatgaattatCTAAGAAAG GAAGCAATCCAATATATAATTTACTTCCCGATATACTTGGCAAATTATCCAACCAGAATCTGACGAGAGAGTCTTTCTGCAACATCATGCAGTACTTAATTGGTTCCATCAAGAAG GACAAACAAATGGAAGCTCTTGTTGAAAAGCTCTGCAATAGGTTTAGTGGAATTACAG ATATCACACAATGGGAATATATTTCTTACTGCCTCTCTCAGCTGGCATTCACtgaaaaaggaattaaaaagcTTATGGAGTCATTCAAGACTTATGAACATACCCTATCAGAGGATTCTGTTATTGACCATTTCAAGAATATAATAAACAAG ACTAAGAAGTTTGCAAAACCAGAACTTAAATCGTGCATTGAGGAGTTTGAGGATAAACTTAATAAATTTCACATGGAAAAGAAGGAGCAGGAGGTGACTGCAAGAAATGCCCGAATTCATCAACAGAAAGTTTGTACCTTGGAAGGTTTTGCAGTTGCTGGCGGGAACACTGGGGAAGAAAGCGCAGAATCTGATACTGCTGAAG AGGGTGAAGTCATTGATGCATCCACTGAAGGAATGTCTCAGCCTATAAATGATTCATCAAAACCTAAATCTGTTGATTCAGATGAATATTCTGGTGCTTCCAGTGAGTTGACAGAGTCAGAACCAGCTGAAAATGAAGTTCAATCACCAGAAGTTAATATCAGAG GGGCCTCCAAATCCAGAGCTACGAAAAGCAGCATGAAAGATCAAAAGTGCAATGTTTCTACATCCACTAAAAGCAGTACCAGGTCAAGGCGAAG GTAG